The segment CAGATCACGGCTCGCATTCCCTCCTTTGTGTGACGTTTGAGGTGGATGGAAGCGGTGTTTGACGGGGTTAATATCTTGTTAGCCGTACCAACGCTAGCTGGTTAGCTTTGTTTACATCAAGTGCGCGCGGTGGACCTGTGTGGGCTAACCGGACGTGATCACCGGAGACGGGTTTCGTTCGGGTGAATCGAGTTCGATAGCTCACGATGTCTACGGCTAGCTTCCATCCCTCGCTAGAAACGCTTGGCTCATGCAAGCTAAAGCTAGCTACGCAATGCTAACACCCAGCTATTGGAACCCTTGGTAGTTGGAATCACGGTTAGCCGTAATGCACCACTCGGCACAATGGTAGGACGTAAGCTCTGAATTAGCCTGAATTAATAGACACGTCTGCATCTGAGGGATCCCCTTGGTGAATACttgatgctaacattagctagccGCCTAGCGAGATAACGCGTTTAGGCTCCAGCATGTCCGTTTTCTCTCCTCGCGTTTATTATTAATTCATGCATATGCTTTAACGCGCTGGAGAGGCCGGTTGTTGCTGCACCAGGCCGCATTATAGCGCCTCCATCTGTCTGGAGCCCAGCGGGTGGCTGGGTCCTCTTGCTCGGACCGcgtttccctccccccccccccccccgaggctgcGGAGGACGCCATGAATCCCGTGAACGCCACGGCGTTGTACGTGTCGGCCAGCCGGGCCGTGCTGCAGTGTGATCCGCGGCAGCCTCACAGCTTCGCGGATATGTACACGCTGCTTCCCTTCTTCCGGCGGTCCCTGGCCTGCCGCGTCTGTGGTAAGCGTCCCGGAAGCCCCTCCAGCAAACGGCGCGGCTGTTGCGCAACACCGCATGGATGACTTTAAACGATGCTTGTTTCAGAACCTCATTATTCATATTGATTGGAATGTCCCTGCGCGTGCTCGCCACCGTGGTTTCCATAGCAACGGAGAGTGAGCTTAAAAACTCATTACAACATTCTGCTTTTCATGTTCCCACAATCTGAGGGATATGAACAGAACGCAAATGAAGCTCCGGTTTGATGCTACTCAAACTGTAAATGATGCTTTAATTTCCTCCCAGACATCAGACGTGAATCAACAAAGCGTTGCGTCACACCCAGGAGAGAGCCAGTCGATCTGAAAGGACTCTCTAAGGCCGGGAGAATTAACCCCTTCCTCTTTGTTCCCGTCTCAGGTCAGCTGCTCCAGCGTCCCGTTTCTCCCGCCCATCCGGAGTGTGAGCATTCCGTCTGTTTGGGCTGTAAGGGCCAGAGGATGCAGGCACGGCCGTCCTGCAGCCGCTGCAAAGACTACTCCTCCTTCCAGGAGAACAAGCAGCTGTCCCTCCTGGTGGAGTCCTACAGGAGGCTCTGCCTCTATGTCACTCATTCGCCGCTGCTCCAGTCCATCAGCGGCCATGTTGGAGGCTGTCCTGAGGTCATGGCCTTGCTAGAGGAGGTGCTGACGGACCACGAAGAGGAGATGGAGTCAGAGGACTCCAATCTAGCTCAGGAAGATGTGACCCCCCCTGCCCCCGAGTCCCTGACCCCCACAGAGGCGTCTCCGGCTCCTGCAGAGCTCTCGGCCGCGCCTCAGAGCTCGTCGTCTGACCCGACTTGCACCAATGGACCCCAGCGATGTAACGGAGAGGTTCTGCAGGACTTGGCTCCCGCGTCTCCGGTGCTGGACGTGTGCGAGTTGGTGGGGGAGCAGCCACAGACGGGCTTGTCTGTGTCCACGACTGGTTTCGGTGGACTCGAACTGAGCCTGACCCCTGGACCTTTAGCACCGACGCCAGGAACTGCGTGCTCTCTCAGGGATGGCGAATCAAGCAtcaggcagctggaggagggggaggtgtTGCTCCTCAgtgtggaggaggtgctgcaaaCTTTGGACCCCCTGCAGCCCGGCCGGGACTCTCCTCACGCACACCGGCCCGCTGACAGAGCTCATGCTCAGGTGTTCATTCAGCTGGACGCGGCTCACAACTACACCCAGATCCGAACGGACAGGACTCACGCAGCAGCTCCCGTACACCCGGCGTCCGCCGAGCCCCCGGCCTCCAAGCCCCCGCCCGTTCGCCTCAAACGGAAACGATCTCGCTccgagagcgacagagagacgGTGAGGCCCCTCCCGATCACGTCCATCTTACAGGGCTCGTCCTCCCTCAAGACGCTCGCAGCCACGCCTTCCTTAACAGCAGCAGCGCACGCGTATTCGTCCCTTCCCAACGGGGTGCCTTCCAAGCCCAGCCGCCCTGTGGCCAATCACAGCAAAGCTGGAAGGAAGAACACGGACCCGGGCCAGAGGAAGCCCCACGCGAAGGCCCGCGGCGGCGGCTCCAGGACCAAGGACGTTGGCAAAGACCAGCGGCCGGTGTCGGGCTGCACGGTTCCTCCTGCACCAGTCAGGCTGCCATACAAGAAGCCAGTGGAGAAGAAAGGCTGCAAGTGTGGCAGAGCTACCCAGAATCCATCTGTGCTGACCTGCAGGGGTCAACGCTGTCCCTGCTACTCAAACCGCAAGGtgagcccccgccccccctcctggaTGCCACGCCGCTTCTCTGATTGCTAGATTTTGAGTTCCACCGGTTAAATTGATCTCAGTCTTAAATATCAATGGGCGCTAAAATGTTAACGTCTTGGACATGTTTAGCGTTAGCTAGCACGCGAGATCTTGTGCCGGTGCAGAATCCAATGTTGTCTCGTAATGTTCTGTGGGCCGGTGGGCTCGGACGCCGTGACCCGGCGCCGGTGTCGCGTCCTCGCAGACGTTCCTGGTGTCGATTCTCACACggtccttcctcttcctcaggcgTGTCTGGACTGCATCTGTCGCGGCTGCCAGAACTCTTACATGGCCAACGGCGAGAAGAAGCTGGAGGCCTTCGCCGTGCCGGAGAAAGCTCTGGAGCAGACGAGACTCACGCTCGGCATCAATCTCACCAGCATCACGGCGGCAGCGGCGCTCCGCAACCCGGCGACCACCAGCATCCGTGCTAACGCTCTCCTCAACGTCGCCACGGTGACAGGCACCCCCGTCGCCACGGCCTTCCTTTCTCCCAGCCGTTCACAAGAGTCGAGCTACGAGGACAGCCTGGAGCTGCTCATTGGATGAGGTTCTGTGACTGTGGGAATAACTGAATGTGATAGGCTGGTGAGGCAGCTAGTGGCCTGTCCTGTCCCATAACCTGCTCTTCTTTTGTGGTGGAGTCGAGAGACGAGTCTGGCTGTGCCTAcgcctcctgtctgtctcttgtctgtcctgtcctgtctggAGTCGAAGACGGTCTGAAGCGGTCCTTCCGGGACACAGCTGTCCCGTCACCCACAGCAGAAAAACCATTCACAGCATCATCGTCTGTCTCCAGCCGTTCACTCGCATGAAAAGAAAGCACGATTGGtgattgacctttgacccttcaTCATGAACGAAGTCGGTAGCGTCGACTGACGAGTCTGACTAATgccagcaggaggaggggggtcaGTGTGTCACCGTCATTCAGGAGGAATAACCTGAAGCACTTTGACTGACTGGTGGTCTGGTTACCATAGCAATAGTAGCACCAATCAGCTTGGGTGCATCTAAAGAGCTTGTTGTTTACAGTGTTGTCATTAGAGAAAACTTTGTCTTGCAAATGTGAAATGTGGTTAAATGGAAGCCATTGGTTGTCAAtaacaactgtgtgtgtgtgtgtgcatgtgtgtgtgtgtgcgtcgacCAGACAGGTGAGCGATAGACGCGTGGTCTCGGATCAGGCACACCCATCTTCTATCCGCGTGATGAGGCATTTCTGTTGGGCATTACTTGAACCCTGATcggtttgtttttatgtttgattattgatgaaCATTCACTGCCATCATATGGACACGTGTAAACAACATGAATTAAATGAtagttttttactttttcagttCTGTGTATTTGTGCGTGCAGCAAATATTCGATTCAAGAGATCGGAAGATGCTTTTTAGCAGTTTACAAACTTTCAAATCTCAATTTCAAGTACTGaaattctgtttgtttttatttcggTTGGCTTGATCTGATTGGCTCAAAAATATCACAGTACTCGAGTTACTGACGTTACAGAAGGGTAGTGTCGCTGTCCACTAGAGGGGGCGTTTCACAACTGGGGATGCTGCAGGATGGAGAGATGACTGAAAGAGGGGAACAACATGAGCGATCCAATCACCACCGTTAGCCACGCCTTTATTAAGACACTTGTCTTCTGATGTTTCCTTGCAACATGCCAGCCAGTGTCGCCTTTCATCTGGAGATTTAATTCTTTCACAAATGTTCCGCTTCCTTCCCCTGCAGATCAGCGTCGTCCTTCTCGTTCGTAGTTTAATCTCTGGAGCACCAAGTGCGTCGAGGTCAGACTATTTCACGCTCACAGGTTGTCCTTGAGCCAGTTGAGGTAACCTCTGAATGCCCTCTTGCCTACGTCGAAGTCGAGAGGCCACGCGATGAAGCTGAAGCATCCATGGAAGCCGTCCTCGTAGTGATCATTCGTGACGGCAACGCCTGCGTCCCGTAAGCGCCGTGCGTACATCATGCCGTCATCTCTCAAAACGTCATGCTCGCACGTTAGAACGTACGCCCGCGGACATTGAGCCAGAACCTCTGGCGGCGCCAGCAGCGGCGCAGACCCGGAATGTCCTGCGTTGCCTCTGAACCCTTTTCGGTGACCAGGCGTCGATAGTTCCTCTGGTACTTCTGAGGCAGCAGGACGGTCCAGTCCAGCCTCGCCCTCAGCTCCGGGCCTATGTTTGTGTGCTGCAAGGAGCTGTGGTTGTTCACCAGTAACTGGGACTGCAAAGACAGGTCAGCACCGAGGTACTGCAGCCAATACCGGACCATGGCGGGCCGGTAGAGGATGGGTACATTCTCGTTCTGCAGGTAGGAGGGCGTGTTGAAGTCCAGCGCCTGGAGGACTGGGTAGATCAAGGCCTGCACACTGAACCTCGCACTCAGTGTTCCGTCTGCTGCAATCTGGGGGAATAAGAAGAGGCTTTGTCGGTTCGTGCGGATCCACAGAATATGTTCACGCGTTCTGTTTACCTCCTGGGCCACTGCAGCAGCCAGGTTTCCTCCGGCACTGTCGCCTGCTACAGCCAGACGTTCAGGGTCGACGGCGTACCTGGACAAGACCTCCGAGGACAAGAAGCGTTTGGCGGCAGCAAGGCAGTCCAAGTATGGAACCGGAAAGTGGACCTCTGGATAAAGGCGATACCTGCAGACATTAGTAAGCTGGGTCACATGACAGTTTTAGCACCAGATGTAGTTGTGTCCATGTTAATTATCTGAGTAAGGTGTGGTCAGCGGTGCTGCTGCTAGCATCACATTGCTATTTGAAGCAGCAGGGCGTGTTTAAACcacttgacctttgacctctgaagTCAAACTGGGAAGCTACCAGAGGAACACTTACTCGACAGAGACCACAACCGCGTCGAGCTCGTCA is part of the Brachionichthys hirsutus isolate HB-005 chromosome 18, CSIRO-AGI_Bhir_v1, whole genome shotgun sequence genome and harbors:
- the msl2a gene encoding E3 ubiquitin-protein ligase MSL2a, whose translation is MNPVNATALYVSASRAVLQCDPRQPHSFADMYTLLPFFRRSLACRVCGQLLQRPVSPAHPECEHSVCLGCKGQRMQARPSCSRCKDYSSFQENKQLSLLVESYRRLCLYVTHSPLLQSISGHVGGCPEVMALLEEVLTDHEEEMESEDSNLAQEDVTPPAPESLTPTEASPAPAELSAAPQSSSSDPTCTNGPQRCNGEVLQDLAPASPVLDVCELVGEQPQTGLSVSTTGFGGLELSLTPGPLAPTPGTACSLRDGESSIRQLEEGEVLLLSVEEVLQTLDPLQPGRDSPHAHRPADRAHAQVFIQLDAAHNYTQIRTDRTHAAAPVHPASAEPPASKPPPVRLKRKRSRSESDRETVRPLPITSILQGSSSLKTLAATPSLTAAAHAYSSLPNGVPSKPSRPVANHSKAGRKNTDPGQRKPHAKARGGGSRTKDVGKDQRPVSGCTVPPAPVRLPYKKPVEKKGCKCGRATQNPSVLTCRGQRCPCYSNRKACLDCICRGCQNSYMANGEKKLEAFAVPEKALEQTRLTLGINLTSITAAAALRNPATTSIRANALLNVATVTGTPVATAFLSPSRSQESSYEDSLELLIG
- the nceh1a gene encoding LOW QUALITY PROTEIN: neutral cholesterol ester hydrolase 1a (The sequence of the model RefSeq protein was modified relative to this genomic sequence to represent the inferred CDS: inserted 1 base in 1 codon), with the translated sequence MRRVPVLLTVSLAVLAAYFVYNPLPDGIRQPWKLMMLDAGFRALVHLAKLKSWLGINHDILSIRQSIENFEYVMKMIYSSDGGGVKPGVKVSDVTFAGVPVRLYEPPAGGEGYLRRGLIYFHGGGWALGSSKKGSYDMINRMLSDELDAVVVSVEYRLYPEVHFPVPYLDCLAAAKRFLSSEVLSRYAVDPERLAVAGDSAGGNLAAAVAQEIAADGTLSARFSVQALIYPVLQALDFNTPSYLQNENVPILYRPAMVRYWLQYLGADLSLQSQLLVNNHSSLQHTNIGPELRARLDWTVLLPQKYQRNYRRLVTEKGSEATQDIPGXAPLLAPPEVLAQCPRAYVLTCEHDVLRDDGMMYARRLRDAGVAVTNDHYEDGFHGCFSFIAWPLDFDVGKRAFRGYLNWLKDNL